A region of Haliotis asinina isolate JCU_RB_2024 chromosome 9, JCU_Hal_asi_v2, whole genome shotgun sequence DNA encodes the following proteins:
- the LOC137295598 gene encoding actin-related protein 8-like, which translates to MPPTSTKKPFAQPIPDPVIEPIQPATVVIIHPGSYNLRLGRASDPYPITIPHCVARRKKVQSPRVPESWLMRPECNHPEANHLMKTGLKNAEEALLTKPNSMGGYRQTTSNKQHFAYNQSSKGERTDVICPLKWTQTDKKPACIIGEEALYVHPSDNYTLHWPMRRGRLNLHGGPCGSLSSVMADLEVIWSKALETYLSIPIKDLKHYKAIMLIPDVYIHKHVKALMNLLLDTLGFGAAFIHQESVCATYGTGVPCACVVDVGDQKTSISCVEDGISHKPSRLTMEYGGSDVTRCFRWMLRKSGVPLPEIDLSLPTDILLMQELKESFCHMDVDRSGIVNQFLQIRQPQKPIIKYNLRLADELLLSPLGMLYPDMFAVQGQQLVRVQTRFDGDPVDPHDESYLRQTQRAQRDLAKMGSKKENQESRDVTESNQMEDTQLSHSQMDDDSNDAPETLALTETKAGRRQDLEEEEEEDTEPVAQLMGVDEAILHCIEQCGSEDLKRKMYSCIVVVGGGLALFEGAQSWLQHRVWLQMPNHQRLMMENMDVLTRPKDNDPRVTCWKGAAVMACLDTTQELWIRPKEWQQYSCRLLRERAPFIW; encoded by the exons ATGCCTCCTACTTCAACCAAAAAGCCATTTGCTCAACCAATACCTGATCCCGTAATCGAG CCGATTCAGCCAGCTACAGTGGTGATTATTCACCCTGGCTCCTACAACCTGCGACTCGGCCGTGCGTCGGACCCATACCCAATTACAATTCCCCACTGCGTTGCTCGCAGGAAGAAGGTACAGAGCCCAAGAGTTCCAGAGTCTTGGCTGATGCGCCCAGAATGTAAC CATCCAGAAGCAAACCATCTCATGAAAACTGGTTTGAAAAATGCAGAGGAGGCTCTTCTTACCAAACCGAACTCAATGGGCGGCTACAGACAaactacttcaaacaaacag CATTTTGCTTACAACCAGTCATCAAAAGGAGAGAGGACTGATGTTATTTGCCCTCTAAAATGGACACAGACTGATAAGAAACCTGCCTGTATAATTGGAGAAGAG GCATTGTATGTGCACCCATCAGACAACTACACCCTACACTGGCCGATGCGGCGTGGACGTCTAAACCTCCATGGGGGACCATGTGGATCTCTCTCATCAGTCATGGCTGACCTAGAGGTCATCTGGAGCAAGGCTTTGGAAACATATCTCAGCATACCAATTAAGGATCTTAAG CACTACAAGGCCATAATGCTGATCCCAGatgtatacatacacaaacatgtcAAGGCCCTCATGAACCTGCTCCTAGACACCCTCGGCTTCGGTGCAGCCTTCATTCATCAG GAGTCGGTGTGTGCAACGTATGGGACGGGTGTGCCGTGTGCGTGTGTTGTTGATGTTGGGGATCAGAAGACCAGCATATCATGCGTGGAAGATGGCATATCACACAAACCTAGCAG ACTAACAATGGAGTATGGGGGTTCAGATGTGACGCGGTGTTTTCGCTGGATGCTGCGGAAGAGTGGTGTGCCTCTGCCGGAGATTGATCTGTCCTTACCGACTGATATCCTCCTCATGCAGGAGCTGAAGGAATCGTTCTGTCACATGGATGTG GACAGATCTGGCATCGTGAACCAGTTCCTACAGATCCGGCAGCCCCAGAAGCCAATAATCAAGTACAATCTGCGTCTGGCTGACGAGTTGCTCCTGTCCCCACTTGGAATGCTCTACCCCGACATGTTTGCTGTGCAGGGGCAACAGCTGGTCCGGGTTCAGACCCGGTTCGATGGTGACCCAGTTGACCCACATGATGAGAgctacctacgacaaacacagcGAGCCCAGCGTGACCTG GCCAAGATGGGTTCAAAGAAGGAGAACCAGGAGTCTCGTGATGTGACGGAGAGCAATCAAATGGAGGACACCCAGCTCAGTCACTCTCAGATGGACGATGACTCCAACGACGCTCCAGAGACATTGGCACTGACCGAAACAAAGGCTGGACGTCGCCAGGATttggaagaggaggaggaggaggacacTGAACCTGTGGCTCAGCTGATGGGGGTTGACGAGGCTATACTTCACTGCATAGAGCAATGTG GAAGTGAGGATCTGAAGCGCAAGATGTACAGCtgtattgttgttgttggtggagGACTGGCATTGTTTGAAGGGGCACAGTCATGGCTTCAGCACCGTGTGTGGCTGCAGATGCCCAACCATCAACGTCTCATGATGGAGAATATGGATGTTCTCACAAGACCAAAG GACAACGACCCCCGTGTGACATGCTGGAAGGGGGCGGCAGTCATGGCATGTCTGGACACAACGCAGGAACTGTGGATTCGTCCCAAGGAATGGCAGCAGTACAGCTGCAGACTGCTTCGAGAACGGGCTCCGTTCATCTGGTGA